Proteins encoded together in one Rhinopithecus roxellana isolate Shanxi Qingling chromosome 3, ASM756505v1, whole genome shotgun sequence window:
- the C3H5orf46 gene encoding uncharacterized protein C5orf46 homolog yields the protein MAVSVLRLTVVLGLLVLILTCYADDKPDKPDDKPDDSGKDPKPDFPKFLNLLGTEIIENAVEFILRSMSRSTGFMEFDDNQGKHSSK from the exons ATGGCTGTCTCAGTACTTCGCCTGACAGTTGTCCTGGGACTGCTTGTCTTAATCCTGACCTGCTATGCAG atgaCAAACCAGACAAGCCAGATGACAAGCCAGATGACTCAGGCAAAGACCCAAAGCCAGACTTCCCCAAATTCCTAAACCTCCTGGGCACAGAGATCATTGAGAATGCAGTTGAGTTCATCCTCCGCTCCATGTCCAGGAGCAC agGATTTATGGAATTTGATGATAATCAAGGAAAGCATTCATCAAAGTGA